Proteins encoded together in one Pantoea sp. CCBC3-3-1 window:
- a CDS encoding DsbE family thiol:disulfide interchange protein, whose amino-acid sequence MNKKILYIPLVLFLLLAAALMWQLSRNANGDDPTRLESALVGKPVPLFKLESLDQPGKTYDQSVLTDGKPILLNVWATWCPTCRAEHQYLNSLAVQGIRVVGLNYKDDRSKAIGWLNSLGNPYALSLYDGDGMLGLDLGVYGAPETFLIDGKGIIRYRHAGDMNDRVWNTEVKPLWDKYSKEAGT is encoded by the coding sequence ATGAATAAGAAAATACTGTATATCCCGCTGGTTCTGTTTTTGCTGCTGGCGGCCGCGTTGATGTGGCAGCTGAGCCGAAATGCAAACGGCGACGACCCCACTCGCCTGGAGTCCGCGCTGGTGGGCAAGCCGGTTCCGCTGTTCAAATTGGAATCGCTCGACCAGCCTGGAAAAACGTATGACCAGTCGGTGCTGACGGACGGTAAGCCGATTTTGCTGAACGTTTGGGCGACCTGGTGTCCCACCTGCCGGGCTGAACACCAGTATCTCAATTCCCTGGCGGTGCAGGGAATTCGGGTTGTCGGCCTGAATTATAAAGATGACCGCAGCAAGGCGATCGGCTGGCTGAATTCGCTGGGCAATCCTTATGCATTGAGTCTGTATGACGGCGACGGTATGCTGGGGCTTGATTTGGGCGTGTATGGCGCACCAGAAACGTTTTTAATCGATGGTAAAGGGATTATCCGCTATCGCCATGCCGGGGACATGAATGACCGGGTATGGAATACCGAAGTGAAGCCATTATGGGATAAATACAGCAAGGAGGCAGGAACATGA